A region of the Thermotoga sp. genome:
CCGTCACACTTTCCGTTCTCTACCTCTCTCAAGTTGCTATGGCGATCATGGACAATCTCTTTGAGATACCAACCGGTGCGATGTTTCCGGACATCGTCCCGGCTGATTTTTTGATGAAGGCGAACTCCATCATGGGTATGGTGAGGATCTTTCCACAAATTCTGGGCCCTGCTCTTGGAGGGGTGATCTACGGTTTCTATGGCATAGCAATTGTATTTCTGGTAAACGGAATCTCTTTTGTTCTTTCTGCCATCAGCGAGATCTTCATAGTTTACAAGCGAAGAGTTGAGAAGAAATCTGCCCATTTTTCACAGATATTCGAAGATCTGAAGGAAGGCTTCCTTTTCGTCTGGCAACACACCCTCATTCGAACCATTTTAATTTTTGCTCTGTTTTTGAACTTTCTCATCTCACCACTTTTCATGGTCGTCTACCCTTACACGATCAGAGAAGTAATGAAGTTCTCTGCTCAGGAGTTTGGCTTCCTCGAGACTTCTTTCACCACGGGAGCGCTCATCGGGAATTTTCTGATAGTGTCTTACCTTTCCAAGAGAAATATGTGGAAGGCTATGAAAATCTCCATTTTTCTCTTCGAGATCCCCATCGTGTTCCTGGGAATTCTGGTGATGCCAGGTGTTTCCTCAAACCTGGAAAGAAAGATCCTCTTTGCAGCGTTCTTTGTCACGTTCTTGATAATGGGGTTCTTGAATCCCTTGATCAATGTGCCACTGGACACAGCGTTTCAGAAAATGACTCCTTCACATGTGAGAGCGAGGGCCTTTTCGTTTTTGATCCTCGTCAGCAACGGCATGATACCACTTGGTTCTGTTTTATACGGTTATCTGGTAGACAAAACGCCTGTGCACTTTTTGTACTACGGGGTTGGAGTGCTTTCTCTTTTGATCGCTGTGTTGCTTCTGGTGGTCCTGGAAGGGAAAGAACTTCCCACTTGATTTTTTCAAGATACTTTGCTAGAATAGTAACCAAATAGAGGTGAAAAGTTATGCAAAGCAAGAGAATGATATGCATCGAATTTGTTGAGTGCGATTATTATTACTTTTGGTTTAACAGGGGCACCTGTCCGTGAGTGCAACCGCTCCGGGCAGGTGCCTTTTTCGGTATCTGCCCGGAGCGATAAAGAACACCAAAGGGCTCCGGGCAGCGGAGCCCTTTTTTTATTATTAAAACTTCGGGAGGTGATAGGTCTATGATAGTGGTTCTGAGACCCGGTTCTACGGAGGAAGACATAAAGAAGGTGGTGAAGTTGGCGGAGAGTTACAACTTGAGGTGTCACATTTCCAAAGGCCAGGAGCGTACGGTGATCGGCATCATCGGTGACGACAGGTATGTGGTGGCAGACAAGTTCGAATCTCTGGACTGTGTAGAAAGTGTTGTGAGGGTGCTCAAGCCCTACAAACTCGTCTCGCGTGAATTCCATCCAGAAGACACGGTGATAGACCTCGGGAACGTGAAGATAGGAAACGGATACTTCACCATCATAGCAGGACCCTGTGCGGTGGAAGACAGAGAGATGCTCATGGAAACCGCCCATTTTCTCAGCGGGTTTGGGGTGAAGGTTTTAAGAGGAGGAGCTTACAAACCGCGTACCTCACCTTACTCCTTCCAGGGACTGGGCGAGAAAGGGCTGGAATATTTGAGAGAGGCTGCAGACAGATACGGTATGTACGTTGTGACGGAAGCTCTTGGCGAAGAAGAACTTCCGAAAGTGGCGGAATACGCCGATATCATCCAGATCGGTGCAAGGAACGCTCAGAACTTCAGACTCCTGTCGAAGGCAGGAAGCTACGACAAACCAGTTCTTTTGAAAAGAGGTTTCATGAACACTATCGAAGAATTTTTGCTTTCTGCAGAGTACATCGCAAACTCCGGAAACACGAAGATCATACTGTGTGAGAGAGGAATCAGAACCTTTGAGAAGGCAACGAGGAATACGCTGGACATCTCCGCTGTTCCGATTATCAGGAAAGAATCACACCTTCCTGTTCTCGTTGATCCAAGTCACTCGGGTGGAAGAAGAGACCTCGTCATCCCGCTTTCCCGAGCGGCCATAGCCGTTGGAGCTCACGGAGTCATGGTGGAAGTTCATCCGGAACCTGAAAAAGCGCTTTCGGATGGAAAGCAAAGTCTTGATTTCAAGCTCTTTGAAGAACTTGTTCAAGAAATGAAAAAGCTCGCAGAAGCTCTGGGGGTGAAGGTAAATTGACTGTATCCATACTGGGTGCAGGATGTATAGGGGGATCCATGGCTTTGGCTTTGAAAGAAAAACATCACATCAAAACCTTCGATCACAACGAAGAGGTTTTGGCCTCTTTGAAAAAAGAAGGAATAGAAGTTGTCGACGATCGTGAGAATCTCTACGACGCGGATCTTCTGATTCTTGCTCTTCCTATGAATGTAGAGGAACGTTTTCTGAGGGAAACAAATTTCGAAGGAAAGATCTTGGACGTGGCGAGCGTAAAGACACCCTTTGTGGAGATAGCAAGAGAGAGAAAGTTGAACTTCATCGGTGGACATCCCATGGCAGGAAACGAAAGGAGGGGAAAAGCAGGTTGGGATCCTAGGATGTTCGAAAGAAGGATCTTCTTTCTCTGCTCTCTCGATGGAAAAAAAGACGATATCGTTGAAGACATTGTGAAGGATCTTGGGGCCAATCCCGTTTGGGTAGATTACAGAAGACACGACGAGATCGTCGCCGCTGTAAGCCACGTGCAATACCTGATCTCCCTGAGTGCTCGATTCGTGGGGAAACCCTTCGAAGGGTACGCAGGGCCCGGTTATCAGTCGAACACGAGGCTCTCAAAACAAAACATGGAAATGGCACTGGATATGATCAGATATAATAAAGAAAACATCCTCAGATACCTTGAGAACGCAAAAAGTTTCCTGAACACCCTCTATATCTTTATAGAGACGGAAGACTTTGAAGGCTTAGAGAAAGCCATAAGGGAAGTGATAGCGTGAAGATACTTCCTGCGAAGAAAGTCTCCGGAACACTGGATGTTCCTCCGGACAAGTCCATAACCCACAGGGCATTCATTCTTTCAGCTCTCGCGGAGACCGAAAGCACTCTCTACAACCTTCTAAGGTGCCTTGACACGGAGAGAACATACGATATTCTCAAAACTCTTGGTACGGTGTTCGAAGGAGATTGGGAAAAGATGAAAGTAGTTCCTCGGCCGTTTGTTGAGCCAATCGATCCCCTCTTCTGTGGAAACTCCGGAACTACCACAAGATTGATGAGTGGTGTGCTTGCCTCACATGAGATGTTCACGATTCTCTATGGAGATCCCTCTCTTTCCAGAAGACCGATGAGAAGGGTGATGGAACCTCTGGAGATGATGGGAGCGCGCTTCATGGCGAGGCAGAACAACTTCCTTCCTATGGCCATAAAAGGCAATCACCTTTCAGGTATCAGTTACAAAACCCCGGTGGCAAGCGCTCAGGTGAAGAGCGC
Encoded here:
- the aroF gene encoding 3-deoxy-7-phosphoheptulonate synthase translates to MIVVLRPGSTEEDIKKVVKLAESYNLRCHISKGQERTVIGIIGDDRYVVADKFESLDCVESVVRVLKPYKLVSREFHPEDTVIDLGNVKIGNGYFTIIAGPCAVEDREMLMETAHFLSGFGVKVLRGGAYKPRTSPYSFQGLGEKGLEYLREAADRYGMYVVTEALGEEELPKVAEYADIIQIGARNAQNFRLLSKAGSYDKPVLLKRGFMNTIEEFLLSAEYIANSGNTKIILCERGIRTFEKATRNTLDISAVPIIRKESHLPVLVDPSHSGGRRDLVIPLSRAAIAVGAHGVMVEVHPEPEKALSDGKQSLDFKLFEELVQEMKKLAEALGVKVN
- a CDS encoding prephenate dehydrogenase; translated protein: MTVSILGAGCIGGSMALALKEKHHIKTFDHNEEVLASLKKEGIEVVDDRENLYDADLLILALPMNVEERFLRETNFEGKILDVASVKTPFVEIARERKLNFIGGHPMAGNERRGKAGWDPRMFERRIFFLCSLDGKKDDIVEDIVKDLGANPVWVDYRRHDEIVAAVSHVQYLISLSARFVGKPFEGYAGPGYQSNTRLSKQNMEMALDMIRYNKENILRYLENAKSFLNTLYIFIETEDFEGLEKAIREVIA
- a CDS encoding MFS transporter, which translates into the protein MNDLAFWKRNFVLLALGRFVSILGSSIQAVAIPLFVLDLTHSGTAVATMSIAYMIPRIFLMPIAGVIGDRGNRKFLMVSMDFLRGFLICFLALLAARDSVTLSVLYLSQVAMAIMDNLFEIPTGAMFPDIVPADFLMKANSIMGMVRIFPQILGPALGGVIYGFYGIAIVFLVNGISFVLSAISEIFIVYKRRVEKKSAHFSQIFEDLKEGFLFVWQHTLIRTILIFALFLNFLISPLFMVVYPYTIREVMKFSAQEFGFLETSFTTGALIGNFLIVSYLSKRNMWKAMKISIFLFEIPIVFLGILVMPGVSSNLERKILFAAFFVTFLIMGFLNPLINVPLDTAFQKMTPSHVRARAFSFLILVSNGMIPLGSVLYGYLVDKTPVHFLYYGVGVLSLLIAVLLLVVLEGKELPT